A window of Fluoribacter dumoffii NY 23 contains these coding sequences:
- a CDS encoding FAD/NAD(P)-binding protein gives MNKPIPDPYLPLEALIVDKIEESATIFTLHLRFLDPQHHQQFLFYPGQFNMLYLYGVGEVAISIVSDPEQKEILTHTIRAIGRVTKALQKLKPGERIGVRGPFGRGWPLEQAKNKDVIVLTGGLGCAPSVSIIEYILARREQYGKLSILQGVKHSDDFIFRKQYDIWKKSPNTIIHIAADQAGPKWPWSVGYVTDMIDKLHLNPVNSIVMMCGPEMMMNTAVKVFKQKGMAEDSLYLSMERNMECGIGQCGHCQYGGLFICKDGPVFAYSEIKELFNEPGF, from the coding sequence ATGAATAAACCCATTCCTGATCCTTATTTACCGCTTGAAGCCCTTATTGTAGATAAAATTGAAGAGTCTGCGACAATTTTTACCTTGCATTTACGTTTTCTCGATCCTCAACACCATCAACAATTTCTGTTTTATCCAGGGCAGTTTAATATGCTTTATCTTTATGGGGTGGGTGAAGTGGCTATTTCAATTGTTTCCGATCCCGAACAAAAGGAAATTCTAACACATACCATTCGAGCCATTGGCCGAGTCACCAAAGCGTTACAAAAACTTAAACCTGGGGAGCGAATTGGAGTGCGTGGCCCTTTTGGACGTGGCTGGCCGCTTGAACAAGCAAAAAATAAAGATGTTATTGTCCTCACAGGAGGATTGGGATGCGCTCCTTCGGTTTCCATTATTGAATACATTTTGGCACGCCGCGAACAATACGGTAAATTGAGTATTCTCCAAGGAGTAAAACATAGCGATGATTTTATTTTCAGAAAACAATATGACATCTGGAAAAAATCTCCAAACACAATAATTCATATCGCAGCCGATCAAGCGGGCCCAAAATGGCCATGGTCCGTTGGCTATGTTACAGATATGATTGATAAACTGCATCTGAATCCTGTAAATTCAATAGTGATGATGTGTGGGCCAGAAATGATGATGAATACCGCGGTGAAGGTATTCAAACAAAAGGGAATGGCAGAGGATAGCCTTTATTTAAGCATGGAAAGAAACATGGAATGTGGTATAGGACAATGTGGTCATTGC